GATGTGGTTCGAGCGTTTTGACATCATCGTAATCAACCTTTCACGAGACTACCTGCCTGGATCTTGGACCATGTTTAAGCCAACGATTATTGATGTAGGAGTATATTTAGGAACAATCGGGTTCTTCTCTGTATTATTCCTCTTGTATGCAAGAACATTCCCTGTAATTGCACAGGCTGAATTAAAATCGATTCTGAAAATCTCAGGTGAAACTTATAAATCAAAAGAAGGAGATGAGCACCACTAAAATTGTATACGGACTTTATGCTGACGACGACGATTTGATGAACGGCGTAAAAGCATTCAACGATAAAGGAATTGCCATAAACGAGGTTTATACTCCGTTTCCGGTTCACGGACTAGACAAAGCACTGGGGTTAAAGAAAACCAGGATTTCCGATGCCGCATTCCTTTACGCACTTTACGGTGTTACCATCGGTTCTACGGTAACCTGGTACGTAATGAATCATGACTGGCCTCAGAATATCGGTGGTAAACCGGCTTTCGACTGGGCTCACAATATGCCGGCATTCGTAGTGCCTATGTTTGAGCTTATGGTATTTTGTGCTGCCCACATGATGTCTTTGACTTTTCTGGTAAGGAATAAAATGTATCCCGGAGCTCCCGCACAAAACCCGGACCCGAGAACAACGGATGATAAATTCATGATGGAATTCGTAACTGAAAATGTAGAATCTGTAAAACAGTTGCTTATTGAAACCGGAGTTGAAGAAATAACTGTTAAAGACGCTTAAAATGAAAAAGAATGTACTAAAAATTACAGCAGTTTTAGGTTTAACAGCGGTTTTACTTAACTCTTGCGGACCGAAAGAGAATACACCGTTAGTATATTTCCCTGATATGTATTTTCCGGTAGCATATGATCCGCTGATGAAAGCCCAGGATGCCTATTCGGATCATGAAAATGAAATCCCTGCTTTTGTTAAAAACAGCGGAGCTACAGGACTTTCCCCGGTAGAAGGGTCCGTAGCACAAAATAAAGACGGCGTTTTTGAAGAAGGCTTGCTTCCAAAAAATGTGGATGAATATAATGCAGGCTATGATGCTTCCAAAAAAATGACCGTTTCCCCTTTAAATGTTGCCAACGCAGCGAAGGATATTGAAAGAGGAAAACAGTTGTTTGACAAAACCTGTTCAGCCTGTCATGGGGTAGGAGGAGACGGACAGGGCCCGATTGTACAGACGGGCGCCTTTACGGGCGTTCCTAACTATGCAGACCGGGAACTTACCGTAGCATCTGTTCATTATGTAATAACAAACGGTAGAAATGCAATGGGGTCTTATGCGGGACAACTGAACGCAGGAGACAGATGGAGGGTAGCCATGTATGTGATGAATGCCTTTAAAAAAGGAGCGGCAGCACCTGCCGCAGCAACACAGGCAGCACCCGCTACAGCTACAAGTACAGCTGCAGGGGCCACAGCAGAAGCGAAACCTGAAACCACTACCGCAACTAAAAAATAAGAAAAGAAATGTATAGTTTTTCACCAAAATTAAAATCAACTTCTATAATCCTTCTTGTTGTAGGTTTAGTTCTATTTGCTGTCGGTTTCTTTCTGAATAAAGGAATTTCTACGGAGAGAATGGAACATATGATGGAAGCACTTAATGCTTCCGGTCATACGGCTCCTACACATTCCAGTGAAATGGTAGGTCCTCAGGATCATGCTGCTCACCTTGAGCACACGGAGCTTCAGGTACATAACCAGCCTTTGGCGGCAATACATTTTGTAGCTGTATTTTTCTTCGGAGTAAGCTGCTGCGTACTGTTCTTCTATTGTATCCAGCATGCTGCACACGCAGGATGGCCGATCATTATTACAAGGGTAATGGAAGCCATTGCTTCTTATATTCCTTACGGAGGTGCAATCCTTATTATCTTAATGATTCTGAACGTCACTCATATCGGGCATCTATTCCATTGGATGGATCCTGAACTGACAGACCCTGAGTCTGCTCATTTTGATGTGATCCTGTTTGAAAAAAGAATATTTTTAAATATCCCTTTCTATGCCATAAGAACACTAATCTATGTATTCGGAGCTTCTTTCTTTGCATGGAAGCTGAAGGCACAGTCTAAAAAAGTAGACGAAACAAAATCCAGAACCGAATATCAGATGCTTTACAGATGGGCAGTAGGATATATCGCTTTCTTCGGGTTTGCTTCTGCAGCCTGGGCCTGGGACTGGTTGATGTCCATTGACCCGCACTGGTATTCTACCATGTATATCTGGTATTCTATGGTAAGCTGTCTTTCAAGCGGTATCGCAGTAATTATCCTTTTAAGCGTTTACTTAAAGAAAAACGGATTCCTTCCTCAGTTCAATGATAACCATTTGCATGATCTTGGGGTATTCCTTTTCGCAACAAGTATGCTTTGGACCTATACCTGGTTTGCTCAGTTTATGTTATACTGGTATGCCAACATTCCGGAAGAGGTAAATTATTTCTTCGGTAGGTTCCAGCACTACTCTCCTACTTTCCTGCCGATGCTGATTGTTAACTTCTTATTACCGTTATTGGTATTGGTGAGCAGCAGCATTAAAAGAAACTATAAAGTAGTAACGGTAATGGCAATCGTAGTGATCTGCGGACACCTTTTGGATTACTTTAATATGGTAATGCCGGGAACCGTAGGACCATACTGGAAAACACCTGAAGTATTTCTTTTAATTGCAGGAGCAGTTTTGTTTGTAGCAGGATTATTTATGTTTACCGTGCTTTCAGCATTAGCTAAGCTTAAATTGATTCCTACAGGAAATCCTTACCTTCATGAATCTGAAATTTATGAGTATCCTTTCTAAGGCCTTGTAACAAAATAAAATCTTAAAAGACTGATTATTGTAATCAGTCTTTTTTTTGTGCTTACAGGCAACCTTTTTAAAACTAAGCTGTCTTTATAACAGATTATATTTTAGACTTAAAATTTTAAACAATGAAAAAAACTCATCTATGTATTCTTCTGTTCGTGCTGCTGCTAAATATGTTCAATGCACAGACCACTGCTTTCTTTTCAGAAAAAACAAAGCAGCCGCTGCCGAAAGTTTCAGTGTTCGGGAAAGACGGAAGCATCATTGCCTATTCTGATATCGACGGAAAAATAGAACGAAAGTTGTTAAGCCCTTCACAGGAAAAATTTCAGCTGGTATATGACAATGTATTGTTGGGGACATTTTCTTATGCTGAACTCGATAAAGAAGCAGTACAGTTAAATGACAGGATAAAAAATATTGAACCTGTCATCATAAAAAATAACAAACCTGCAAAGTATGCTTTAATCAAAGGAAATTTCAATGTCTATGTTACTTTAAACAATAACTTGAATTGTTATGTTGACGGCATTGTTACTTATATTTTCGACAACAAAACCAAAAAAGTAAAAAGCACCAATATCGAACAGTACCGTGTTTTCCGGTTAGAAAATGCGTCAAATGAAAGAAAAGAAACAGCATCCTGGGATTACAACAGCTTCCTGGATCTTCCGGATCTTAAGAACGCAGGCAATATTGAAGAGTTTAAAAATAAGAAAGCAACCATAAAAGAACTCAAAGGAAATAAAAAAGACGAAATAGAAATCAGCGGCAATGCACTCCAGGGAAAAGAACTGGCACTTTTCGGTTACAGGTTATATGATATCAAAACCATTATCAACCATTCTTATGATAAAGGTTCAGACAAAACCCTGAGAGACTTTCTGGAATCGAATGAAACTGTTTTCATCAAGCTTAAACATAAAACCGAACCCGATTATAATCAGGTCATTATTTATAAAAATTTCTTTCCGACAGAACTGGATTTCAGCGATGATGACAAAGTTGCCGGCGAGGTAAAATTTAACAGGAATATCAGTCAGTATAAGACCGGGTACTGGCAGGATGCTTCCTTCCCGAATATGCAGGCTGTTTTCAGCTCATTTTTCAGAGACCGCTTGAAAGAACAACAAAACAAAAAATAAAATCTGCTATTAATAAAGGTTTTACTAAATTTGTGGCAAACCGAATTAAAATGAAAAAGTTTTCTTTTCTGCTAATTTTCAGCCTGTTGCTTTTTACGGCATGCAAGAAAGATTATGCAGATGCTACCAATACCAAAACTTTGCAGTCCAGTATCAATGATATGACGGCCAGCCTTCCTACCATTAAGCAGATCAAGTTTAATGAAG
The sequence above is a segment of the Chryseobacterium sp. JJR-5R genome. Coding sequences within it:
- a CDS encoding cytochrome c, which codes for MKKNVLKITAVLGLTAVLLNSCGPKENTPLVYFPDMYFPVAYDPLMKAQDAYSDHENEIPAFVKNSGATGLSPVEGSVAQNKDGVFEEGLLPKNVDEYNAGYDASKKMTVSPLNVANAAKDIERGKQLFDKTCSACHGVGGDGQGPIVQTGAFTGVPNYADRELTVASVHYVITNGRNAMGSYAGQLNAGDRWRVAMYVMNAFKKGAAAPAAATQAAPATATSTAAGATAEAKPETTTATKK
- a CDS encoding DUF3341 domain-containing protein yields the protein MSTTKIVYGLYADDDDLMNGVKAFNDKGIAINEVYTPFPVHGLDKALGLKKTRISDAAFLYALYGVTIGSTVTWYVMNHDWPQNIGGKPAFDWAHNMPAFVVPMFELMVFCAAHMMSLTFLVRNKMYPGAPAQNPDPRTTDDKFMMEFVTENVESVKQLLIETGVEEITVKDA
- a CDS encoding quinol:cytochrome C oxidoreductase, which codes for MYSFSPKLKSTSIILLVVGLVLFAVGFFLNKGISTERMEHMMEALNASGHTAPTHSSEMVGPQDHAAHLEHTELQVHNQPLAAIHFVAVFFFGVSCCVLFFYCIQHAAHAGWPIIITRVMEAIASYIPYGGAILIILMILNVTHIGHLFHWMDPELTDPESAHFDVILFEKRIFLNIPFYAIRTLIYVFGASFFAWKLKAQSKKVDETKSRTEYQMLYRWAVGYIAFFGFASAAWAWDWLMSIDPHWYSTMYIWYSMVSCLSSGIAVIILLSVYLKKNGFLPQFNDNHLHDLGVFLFATSMLWTYTWFAQFMLYWYANIPEEVNYFFGRFQHYSPTFLPMLIVNFLLPLLVLVSSSIKRNYKVVTVMAIVVICGHLLDYFNMVMPGTVGPYWKTPEVFLLIAGAVLFVAGLFMFTVLSALAKLKLIPTGNPYLHESEIYEYPF